Genomic window (Syngnathus typhle isolate RoL2023-S1 ecotype Sweden linkage group LG4, RoL_Styp_1.0, whole genome shotgun sequence):
GTCGTCGTCTTGGCCGTGTCCAGCTCGTCGTGCATCTCCGATAACTGGTCCTGCAGGTCTCGGATCTCTGTCTGGTATTGCTCCCTCTCCATCTTCACCTGGAACAGCCTGACACGCCACGCaacacgtcacaacacacagcaGTCGGCCCACACGCCATATGTAACAATTGTTCACACATGCCAACAGCAGCACCTGTGCCGGGTCTTAACTTCAGGGTTGAGGTCAAATGACATGTCACGAATGTCTAAATTGCTTCCAAGGTGATGTGAAAACACTCAGAAAAACTATTATACAACTGAGCAAGGGCATCATCAACGTCAAGAACGCGTTGGTGGAGGTGTGCATCCTTTGAGTTCTTACTCTTCAAGGGTGCTCTGGAGTTCAGTCTCGGTTTTGGCCAGTTTTTCCTTCAAGCTTTTGCACTCATCTGTAGTCCGGTCTAGTTCCCGCTGCAGCTCCTTCAATCTTGAAGCCGCCGTGCTGTCCGTCTTGTTTTTCTGACAGACATACACATGTCAAGCATTAAGGACAAAATTGCTGGCACCCCTCTGTTCATGAAAGAGGAACCCAAAGAAGTCGCCAAAATAACGTGAATCTGACTAAAGTAATAAAAGAGAAAATTAACAAACCTGTCTGAACAATAAGGGAAACTGTAGTCAAGGAACACCAAGCTGTTTGGGGCGGCTCTTAAAGGCTTTACCTTTAACGTGCTTGTttatcattttctttctttctttcttttgcttcTCGTGGGCCTTGTTTAAGGTGGTACACACCTTGTCATCCAACAGTACAGTAAGTACTCATTGTGCTTTAAATAGGCAGCGCGACTTTATAAAAGTGTAAAGACACCTTGGTTGAAAATGTCACAATggtcaaattatttttaatcttTTCTCAAGGCACAATCATTTTGTAACGTTTAATTCTGCATTCAGCATTATCTGATTGACATTGGGCAATTGTCATTCCTCAAGTTATTATTCATTAAAAGAGGGCGACCAATAATTTTCTCCACGCGCTAACACACAATGAGGGTCCATCCAAATCTATTCGCGACTGCTCATTGTTTGCTTTCTGGGGAGCAGCCTCGAAGTTCAGAACAGGTTTGATTGTGAGATGTCCAATAAATCTGAAGTTACATAACCCGTTGATCAAAGAGGAAATAGACAATGTTTTTGTTACCATTCTTTGTTCTTGAAGTTGTTGTTTCAGTTCGGCCATTCTTTTCTCCAGTGCAGTGTTTTGCTCCTGCAGGGCTTTGGTATGTGCAGACAGGCCCAAGGCCTGATAGAAGAACACAATGTaaactttttttgctttggcttgCTAGCAAGAATTTGATCTACAAGCGCTTCTATTTAATGGTGCAATTAACATAAAACATTCTCTATAAGGAAAATAGTAGTTGCTcctccacccaaaaaaaataaaataaaagaattataaaataataataaactttgTGGATCCGCAGGTGCCGAAGTGAGACTATGCAGTCCATTGTATATTGTTGGCAGATCTGCACAGTTAAACCTTTGGTAATGGACAGCCGAtaggaaaaaaacagaagctCGAACAATATCTCACTTTTTCATCAGGAGGGCCTGCCGTGGCTCGAGACTTCAGCGTTTGAATCTTCTCAAAGACCAGGTTGACCTTTCTCTTGGTTGTTTCATCATTATCGGTGCTACTGCAGACAAAGACATGCACAGACCAGTCCAGTCAGCAGAGTGTACAACAGAAACTCTGTTTTGCGGAGGATGCTGGCGATTCTGGGAATAGAGATCAGTCATTCCCGGCTTAGAGAAGGTCAGGAAGGTCATGCTGCTTTGATCTGACACCTCAGTGCGCCTCGTTCAAGCCTCTAACATAACTATGTTGCATCATAATTGAAGAAATGCTTGCGGGATGCTGTTGAGGAGTCGACGTAAATTGTGGCTATAAGCAGCTTGTGTATAATCATGCTTATTGTTTGCTCTCTTTTTGTGTGTTGGATTAAGTGATTGAAAGAGTGCCAGCGGCTGTGTCTATCCTGAAAATGATCCAAAGGTTGGATGTTCTCTGTCCTTTTTTGTGGATCCTTTCCTACTGGCTTGCTGTCGTCACGCCGACTCATTTCTGCATGGAATTGTGCGTGAGAGGTTGTGCttcaaacttttttgtaacTGAATACTTTTAGTGTATAGGTTGGTTGTTGCAGCCCTAAAAAAATAGATTATCTCTTTGAACAGCCCAAATCAGTTCGAATGAGATTGTGCATGACTCTCTCATTTTCAAATATGCGGTGTTAAACACAAAAATCCTAAATGACACAGTGCCGTGTTGgaatcctatttttttttttttttttatcatcacaattccagaaagcaacaATGAATTCCACCTCTTTACAGGTCCTATTTTGCGTGTCTGTAAATTTTAGTGGATGAAAAGTATTTTCTGGCAAAGGCTTTGGGAGGATCCACTGTCCCTTGGAAAAGTGAGTGGAATGAAAAGCATCAGAATCAATCAATCGAAAGCTGCACCACTTTCTAAtgatgtattatttctttaaatgAGGTCAGCGACGCACAAACGTTCTCTCAGGCTCTCTTCTCCTCCCACAGATGACTTCCATTATACATCCACAACTCCTGTTGGCGTATGTTTGTCTTTGCGCCCTTGAGAATCTATCTCGGGTGCAATCTCAGCACTTCCATCTGGGTTTCCTTTGTCGTCCTCTGACTCCTGACCTGTACCTCCGACACACCCAAACAGTTTCCTGCTCTTTTTCGAAACGACCATTCGTTGTGCCAACGACTGCAATAAAATTTTGTCTCAAAAAAATCTGTAAAGTCTGAACAGTTAGATCATGTGGACATTTATGTTGCCACAATCTGGCTTTCATTTGCTGCCTCTCGCGGCTCTTGCAGAAACAATAACCGCCGTATCGATTAGActccaaaatatttttcttcttctactcaGTTTAACCTTCTGCTTTCTTCTTTTGACGGCCGATACGTGTCAGATTACAGACGCAAACACAGAGGCTTACCCTTTGATTTACACTAAAGCTGAGAGAAAACACTGAGGCAAAGTGAGgttgtgaagaagaaaaaaaaacccacacagcTGGATTGTCTGGCTGGGTGGGTAAAAGAACACATTCCTGCACTTTTATCAAACAGGCCAGCGccgatgaaagaaaaaaaaaagaagactccACTAACTCCCACTGAACAACTTCTCCCAACATGATGCATGACCTAAAATGTGACATTGGGCTGAATTTGTGGTTGAATTTAGAACGAAAAGACCTAATAACTTTTGTTTTCACCGGTCAGTCGTGAAAAGAGGGAGTAAAGCAGAACGAGGTCAAGCTGTAATAACTCACCCGTCCTTTAGGTAATTGAACAAAATTTGCTTTGCTGTCTCTTCGTGTGTTTGTTGTGAAAGCTCCTGCTGACCTTTCAGGAGATCTGGTGTTGCCTGAATGGGACAGGAAATGAGAGAATGATCAGAGCGTGATGACAGCGATGTCGGACTGGTTTACCACAGACCTtcatttactgcaacaaacataAATCAAAATGGCCATTGTGTCAAATTGTGTTCCTGATTGTATATCAATAAAATGGCGGAGCGCCGTTTATTCTGGGTCAGCCACCTGAGACAATCTTCATGCTTAACTTTGTGAAACTCTCCTCTATTAAAAAAGCCTGTATGGTGAATTCAGAGATGCGTTTACAAACACATAATACATGTTTGGAATGTGGAATGTTTGAAATTTGAAACAAAggatatgcatttttttttgctccacttCCCATTACCGGAAACACAAATGCTCCAAATTGTACGgaactgaagtgatggaaacagGCCAAAGGTAAAACCTACTGTAGTGTTAGGGTGATATTACCTGTACATCAGTGTCTGTGCTGACTTTTTTCCCACCAGTTGTGGACTTGGATAAAGATGTTGACAGCTTGCCTGCTGATGACGACGCACTGTCCACTGAGTCTCGATTCTTGAGTGTAACAACTGCAGAATGGCTTTGGCTTTTTTGGTATCCCTGGATGTAGCCTACACCTTTAGAGAAGGTGCTCTGGGGAGATCCAGGGGCACTTGTGACTCGAGATGTTGCTTTGGGGTTGATCATGAACCAGGGGTCCTGATTACCAGCTGCCCTCTCCATCCGGAGCTGGGAAGGCCGCAGGACGTGCTCCATCGATGTGCCCCGACGACGACTCGTTTCATCAAGGGGTCTTGATCCTTCCACCCAGCCGAAGGCGCTATCCACACTGTGTGAGCGTTTCCTATCTTCTGGACTGATCCGGTTTCTTCGCCCGGCCCTTCCACGGCGGTGGTAGCTGCCGTCTTTGCCGTCAAATTTCTCAATAAGCTCATCGACACCGGGAATGGAGCCCTTGTCAATGTCTCGGCCCGACCCAGGCACGAAAGGGATGTAGCGGCGGTTCTCGTGACGGTTGATGGTGTCGGCGTAAAGCGCATCAAGGTTGTCATCCGCATAGAGCTTAGAggtggaggaggacgaggagtgGCGTGAGCGGGAAGACAACTGAAGAACAGGACCGCTGGAGTCAGACCTTCTCAACGGAAGGACATCGGGCTCACGGTGTTTGCAATCAAGGCTGGAGTTGGCACTGCTCACTGAAGTGGGGGACTTGTACTGCGCTTTCTTCTGCTCACTCGTGGGACTGGACACAGCGGATGCCTGGGTCTGTCTTTTGAGTGATGACTTGGACTGAGGTGACGTCTGGTTGCTGAGGCGAGGTTTGGACTgcggctgagctaattgcggcttgggctgtggctgggAATGCTGGGTTGGACCCAAAGACTGAGAAGGTAATTTGGAGTTTTGGAACGATGTCTCAGTCAAGCGCGGAGACGGAGGCTGAGTTTTGTTCGATTGTGCAGGAGCTTTGTTCCGATCTAGGCTAGAAGACCTGTCGTGGTATGGTGCGGAGACAGTGGATGTGGACTGAGTTCCGGTCTCAGCAAGGGAAAGCGGCCTTGAAGGTAGACTGTTAAAGTTCAGAGAATTGGTCTCTGGATCATAGGGCTGCAATATCTCGGGATGCCTCTGAAAGTTCAGAAGGGTTTGCGCTTTCCTTGCTTGTGTATCTGCAGTGCCATCTTGAGAGGCAGTGTACTGCATCATCTGAGATCTATACTCCTCAAAGGGGCTCTTGTTCCCACCCTCCCTGTCTCCTCGAAATTCATACTCATGGTAGTTTTCAATAAAAGAGCCCTCTGTTTCAATGTAGCCATTGCTATCGGGGTCAATAAAGGGCTGAGGACCTCTGTCCTGGTTATTCAGAACCACATAGGGATGTCCATCTATACCCTGGACTCTGATGCTCAGACCGTATGTGCCGCCATTGCTGTGGGGTCGAACGGAGCGAGATGCTTGGGTGTAACTCTGCTGTGGTCCGCTAGTAGGAATGCCCGTCACTCTGTAGGACTCCATCAGGAATGCAGAAGGAAAATAAATCCCTCTCCCTGGATCAGGCGCCCTTCCTCTAGAAGAATTAGAGAGAGTCTATTAGGTAGAAATGAGAGACTGTTTAATTcaatgaatttgttttttcttgctCCACAGCCACACACTCATGGAGCATGAGCTGAATTGAATTATTCGTGTTTTCCATTCTGGAAAGAGTGTTGCTTCCCTGAAAATctgtgactcaacatgagccacaTGGGACCAGGTACACTTTAACAAAGGGTTTGCATATCTGTGACTAACACGCTTGCTATGAAACAATGACTATAGTTATCAGGTGTGAAAAGAACATAGTATACCAGACAAAAAAGGATAACACACTGATATTAGTTCATGTGTGTaccgttaaaaaaaacataaatgcaAAATCTGTTtcccttgtcatttacaataagaGACAAGTTTGCAAACATTTACAAATGAGCATAATCAGTAACAAAAATActgtcattaaaaacaaaaagatgttGTTCAGACAAATGTATGCCTGTAAAGGCTGAAACAGACAAAGGCATCAGCAAGCACCACATGTTGCTGTGGACAATGGCTTTCAGCAAGTTCCTGTTTGTATTGCTGATAATGTGATAGATGCAACAATATAAAGACCATGGGCCTGGAAGAGGGCTCTGATAAGGATGACAACAAAGGCCAAGGCAGGATACGTCACACTATGGGTTTAACAGGCCAGGACAGACTAATGGCCGACACCCTttgtttcaaatctgtacattgAGCAAGTGGGTGGTCAATGGAGGATGTTTACTGTAAAGCTAAATCTTATGTTGGACAGGTGAAGAATCACACCCAGATCAGCAAGCACTTGGAGACGGCAACAAAGGAAAAACTCCCTCGAAGAAAAAAACCTCGCAGAGAAACCGGGCTTTGTCAGCCCAGTTGCCCAACCAATGAAACAAATAAAGTTTCGAAGTGCTTTTTAGATATACGTACATTTTTATTTACCAAGATTTACCAATCGCATTTTGGTTTTGCGTTACATATGGGTCGCTGTATTAGCATCCTCCACCCAATACCTTAAAATAAGGCAATCGTCCATCCCTAATAATCTCAGTTAACCCATTTATTGTATTTACCATAATATgatagcattaaaaaaaaaaagcatgattcTATTAGACAACTTTGTAAATTTGGTTTTGGGTCATGTGCCCATTTTCGCACGAGCGCAAGAGAAATTTTGAGACGGTTCTGAGTTTTGTGTTTAAGTGTGTTTTTAAAATctgaaatgtggaatgggtaAATCAGTTTTTCCCAAACACGAACGGGAGAAAAGACAGAAATGATGTCTTTCCGCCCTAAGAATAAAAGCTAGTAGCACCAAATGTTTGGAGTAGATGTTGTTCTGCCTTCACCACAGGGCTCAGGTTAGGGTGTCAAATCCCTGCTTTTGATCTGACAGAGCACAATTTTATCTCGCCGTGGGAATTCCTTGTGAAGTGTGAGGAGGCCTGACCATGCTGATAACCTGCTAAACCCACaagaggaaaacaaaagcaCTGTAATCGGCGCCATTTGGAGTAGAACGTCAAAAGAAAGTCGAGCTAAATCACTTAAGACCACGGGCCAGCAGGGATTTACACTATGGGAAAATATTAAAAACTTACGTAACCTCATTGGGACTTGGGCAGAGGTGGCAAACGTAGCAGTAAGAAAGTACTTTTACTTCGTTACTTCCCACAATTGTGagagtcaaaacaaaaacatataagtATTCATTCAGGCAAAAACTCTTAAGTCAAACAGGACATAAATGAGCATTGTTTTGATAGCTACCAACAATTCCCACGATTGACGCACTTGTGCACATCGCTACTGGGTGCAACAGGTGGCTCAAAAGTACTCGAAGAACTAACTGCTATCTCGCtagtttttaaaacaaaaatgccaTTAACGCTCCGAAAATGAGCGAAACTGCTCGAAATTGCCTTTTGATGCCACTTGTTGATTTTGGTCGCTCCCAACAAACGAGTAGGTCCACATCATTGGAAAGCATTAGCTTACTTACCACTCGCAGTCGTCAGTCCGAAACTCCTTTTGCCTGCCGTTTTTAATAACTATAAAAAGATCGTTCTTCAATATCAATGTGGAAAGCGAAGTTGCCGTTTTGTCAACTTTTGTTGATCGCAGTGCTGCTTACAGGAGATAgtttgaggaggaggaggacgctcGCAGCTTCGAAACGGGCCCGCCCCGCCTGCAGAAAGGAGCGCACCGACCCGCCCACCGGGGTCCCTGAAGCAGGCCGGTGGTCCAAGAGCACCACCACAAACTGGACCGACTGGACCAGCCTGGATACATGAAACCATATTTAATACTTTACATGACAGTTACATTGAGTAAacttttcaaaactggactcATAAGTGGGTTGGCCCATTTTTCACCCCTCACGTAATACACTCAACAAACGTTTGTTGAGTGTATTACGTGTTATACGTAAACCTGTACATTTCAGCTTTGTGATTTTAAAATTATTGCATCATTAAGATGATTTGTGAAAACTGCATTGAAATTAAATCAGTTAAAATCACAATTCCATCCTTGGTGTGACGGCCTGAAAGTTTTTGATGGAGCTTCGGCAAATCTTTAAATTCGACAGCGTCATCTTGTGGACCAAAATGTAACTTGATGAATGTCATAGAATTTCAATATTGCATACAGATGATACAAAGCGATTAATAACactgtataaataaaaaatatatatatatttattttatttttgtaacagTTATCTACTAATCATCGTCACCGTGACCATCATTAATCACTAGTCTATGAGTATAACCAAAATATGATGGCAATACAAGTAAaaagaatacataaataaaaacaatatttacattatttatttaattattatttatagttATTATTTCTACTTTGAAAACCGAGATCTAGTTTTGAATACTCTCATTTGAAGCACTAACTCTTGTTTAAAACTCTAATTTGAAACCTTGATCCTCGACtttaaaaccctactttgaaaccctgtttggaacggatggatggatggatggatggatggatggatggatggatggatggatggacggacggacggactttTGCCCCAGCGGTTGCAACAGGAAGACGGCTTGCACACACGGTGGTCTTGCACATCCGGTCCAACACTTTTACGTGCTCTCCCTGAAGAGGTTTTTAAAAGTGACGGCACTGATTAACGTGGCCCTCGCGTGGAGCCTCGGATAGCGGATGTGGTCTCGCAGACCTCGGAGAACACGAGGGGCGCACACACATCTGGAAAGTCATCATTCCGTGCAGATGCGCCAGCGTTTCGTGATTTACGACGCTGGCGGCGGGCGCACTTCCAGGTTTTGGGGAGCGGCGTTTTCATCAGCCTTTCGGGATGCATCCATCTCCGTCCGTCACATGCCATACTGGCCTGAGTGACAGGTTGCACTCGGAAGCTTGACAATTTACACAATGCCACAAgatgaaaagcaaaataaaactttGGGATAAAACAAAGTAAAGACTGATGACTTATTTCAGATTTTTGGTTCTTGTGTGGGAGTTTGGCTAAGAGTGACTTCTTTTCTTGTGAaatttgtgtgcgcgtgtgtgtgtgagagagagatttctgaggttttttttttatgaggctTTGGGTTGAAATATGACTTTTTGTGAAAGAGAGAGATTTTCGAGTTTTTTTTATGACGTTTTAGGTAGAaatatgactgtttttgtggaACTTCTCAGGTTTTCATATTAAACCTTAATAATTGGCAAAATGAGAGAATACTACCTCTCGTATGTCAAAAACCTCTAAACACGCATCAATAATATCCTGTTCACTTCCAATTGTTCCTTTTGGCTCATATCCACATTTAGCCAATTGAAAACTAAATAttcaaaaatattattattttgaagaGTTATACTTTAATAAAATAAGTTTCTagaattgaactttttttttggtgttgtttttacTAGATTATACAGTTTATTAATTTTTGATGAGCAATAGTAGTAcatataaatgaaataaacagcCAAACAACTCAAGTTTATAAAAGATGGCACATTTATTGTAACATAAATGTTATATACATCACGTTTTTCTGttgaaaaaagacagaaaactgTAATTCTCATTGCCGCATTTTTGAGATGTGCACTGACAACATGTTTGAAGTTTTGACACAAATGTCAACCACGAGAGACTTGCAAATGGACGCTGACATTTCCGGTAAGAATGAAACAGGTTATGGTTAGGTAACAGTGTACATTTTACTACCTAATATAGTAAAATAAAGTAAGAAACTTTTTACTCAAAACTTTGCTTTCAAAAATCTAGAAAGAGTAATATTTAGAATTCAAGAAATATTCTTAAAGTATTATTGTATAAAAGACTAACTACAGTGAAAAATAagccaaccattttttttttttaactgctttCCTTTTGATTTTCCTTTTTCTATATTACACAAGGGAAAAGCATGTGGAAATACAGCAACTTGGCAAAGAAATACGAAGAGGAACATATGATATGAAGGAAATGGAGTAGGAAGTCACATGGATTGTTAGGGCTAACGTTTTGAATACACGTGTGAATACTGTCATGAGTAACAAGGCCACATACCGACCGAGAAccccgaacacacacacacacgcaaaagaCAAACTGAAACTGCTCAATGATCGATTCCGAATGTAAACTTTTACTTTGAGTCTAATGgaagtcccttttttttttttttgcaccaaagTCTCAGGAGACAATATACAGACAACTAAATGGAATATAAAGCAGGGACCAAAGACTTAAAAAACGTGCACACCAAAACTTAAATAAAGCCATAGCCAAAGAGAAATCTACTCTTTTGTTCATTGTTGTGCTACAATTcaacaaaattacattttttcaaatatatgttcagcaaaatgtgaaatataaaGTCGGGCTTATTTTATTAGGATTGAGCACAATATAACGGAAAGCTGAAAGAAATGACGACACAAAAGTATACCTTCTTTTTTGTATTGAGAAACAAAAGCATAATGTAATCagtccaggaaaaaaaaagtggtcgtCGTTATTTGTTTTCAAGCAATATGACAAATTGAAAACAGAACGTTAAGTGTCAAACTACATGTAACAATACTCTGGCTAAAGGAATTTCCTTTAGTTAAGACACTACAAATAGGCAGGAATGCAAAGATTTGTTGGGTTTATTGTACTCTTAGCATTTTAAACCTATTACAATGTCAACTAAAATGTTCTAGTCAAActtgaatttgttttgtattcaaTGAACAAAACATGACTGAAACTAAATGAACACAAAAGTTTGCTAAGTACATGCGCTTATTGGGAGAATAAAGAAATCAACATAACTATAAATAGATTTTTGTTTCCGGGTGAGGGGCAGTTAgtgttgtgttttatttttcaaacatgCGTTACAAACGGCCAATAAATTGCTGGCTGTGTTCGGAAGTGACAATAAAGTGAACTAACGAGTGCACTTTTAACATTCAAATGAGAAATTGTTTTGAACCCTACTCGGGTGCGCAAATGTTGGCTACCGGATCAACagatgtcaactggtggaacctCCGCAATAAATattgaacaaataaataaattataataaGAATGTGGAATTTACGGtcaattttacaaaatgaatACCAAATAAAGCAACTTATCTCCATTCAATCACACTAAATTGGAAACTCAAAGATTGGATTTGAAATCTCAAGtcttggaacttttctgacagtTCTTTTGAAGCTGCACTGTGGGATACATTAAGAGCATTAAATGGGGGAGAATTTATGCTCACTCGATATTCGGAAAGCACTACAAATAAAGAGCATTAAATAGTGCATAGGGAGTGATTTCGAACACAGCCAATCTCACTTTTCCCCTCATTTCAtctctttgcttt
Coding sequences:
- the cgnl1 gene encoding cingulin-like protein 1, producing MESYRVTGIPTSGPQQSYTQASRSVRPHSNGGTYGLSIRVQGIDGHPYVVLNNQDRGPQPFIDPDSNGYIETEGSFIENYHEYEFRGDREGGNKSPFEEYRSQMMQYTASQDGTADTQARKAQTLLNFQRHPEILQPYDPETNSLNFNSLPSRPLSLAETGTQSTSTVSAPYHDRSSSLDRNKAPAQSNKTQPPSPRLTETSFQNSKLPSQSLGPTQHSQPQPKPQLAQPQSKPRLSNQTSPQSKSSLKRQTQASAVSSPTSEQKKAQYKSPTSVSSANSSLDCKHREPDVLPLRRSDSSGPVLQLSSRSRHSSSSSTSKLYADDNLDALYADTINRHENRRYIPFVPGSGRDIDKGSIPGVDELIEKFDGKDGSYHRRGRAGRRNRISPEDRKRSHSVDSAFGWVEGSRPLDETSRRRGTSMEHVLRPSQLRMERAAGNQDPWFMINPKATSRVTSAPGSPQSTFSKGVGYIQGYQKSQSHSAVVTLKNRDSVDSASSSAGKLSTSLSKSTTGGKKVSTDTDVQATPDLLKGQQELSQQTHEETAKQILFNYLKDGSTDNDETTKRKVNLVFEKIQTLKSRATAGPPDEKALGLSAHTKALQEQNTALEKRMAELKQQLQEQRMKNKTDSTAASRLKELQRELDRTTDECKSLKEKLAKTETELQSTLEELFQVKMEREQYQTEIRDLQDQLSEMHDELDTAKTTTAGDDEREAIMADIMQLKMELQEVLVAKEEQEDVLRKRERELTALKGALKEEVAAHDQEMDKMKEKYEKEISRLHRSLEEAKQSSTAVVQEKAEMEAAKGTLEGQADRLSQEVERLRKRAQELENEVAKLNRIIDEAKLQESRLGDRVARMEKEKKQLEESLNEIKEQEEEMSRANRALTLRLEDVQRNFSKMIGEHKQLEERLQEEKLQKEQFKNMKNDIEDERRLLDRTVEKLQKEMNDIVDASQSSTRELQEQIDIYKEKNRRELTELQKLLKERGQELDKYLLAAQTLQEELLRREDDLRRCEQERDEAVLNEKMLEKKVNELEVAVKTNTHSKDDKTRQFKLMEDRIAQLELDLDEERQNGDQLMDRLDRGREQVDQMRNELMQERAGRQEAECDKMALERQSKDLKNKLADLEGSQKSGKVGQVAQLEDRIHELEERLEAEERERANLQLSNRRLERKVKEVMMQVEEEHHSMQDQKDQLNLRLKALKRQMDEAEEEIDRLEHSKKKLQRDLDEQQETNEQLQNQLKSLRSEMRRKSTSAPLLNNLDDDDDDDDDISTDGETYFSSTSSYKRSSSQDNLLSTFSM